Proteins found in one Mangifera indica cultivar Alphonso chromosome 15, CATAS_Mindica_2.1, whole genome shotgun sequence genomic segment:
- the LOC123197595 gene encoding probable serine/threonine protein kinase IRE yields the protein MSSHNRDPSTSTPSVSTPSSTRAKLLLKKIPRIPIRRAKNEEVKDDGNNNDTDRSNKKPSENEESAILSASSLGLNRIKTKSAPSPSPLRFSSSACFPLNHKKEAKNDKVDAEIRSKFGFPTESERKTATATTEPGKKVQWSQSKSLKFPSLLKPELEVNHAAFAKEMQSPRFQAILRLTSGRKKRAPDIKSFSHELNSKGVRPFPVWKSRGLGHMEEIMVAIRAKFEKLKEEVNGDLGILAGDLVGILEKTSDTHPEWKESLEDLLVVARKCATMSPSEFWVKCEYIVQNLDDRRQELPMGILKQAHTRLLFILTRCTRIVQFQKETGYEQDHILGLHQLSDLGVYPEKTSDVVAQDVSGPLTGGKMVNEKLRKKTHGQEQGSRILKQDQDEEHLSGETEIVEVSTAKSSDSNTSGYRMSSWKKLPSGAGRNRKGSDAVEMPSKEKPELFRSKDETKAGNYDVTENLDASAHLPSSGAQKVSWGSWGDHHHVAYENSMICRICEVEIPVVHVEEHSRICTIADRCDLKGLTVNERLERVAETLEKIIDSWTPKSTPRSNDSPRGSPEVSSVFTTSSHDDSDEVSPKTMGLPRQCSVEILERVSDVENAFVMVDLNVLPKISCDKSSSQTVPDAGTKTPSPGGLTPPSPLLTPCTSQIELLLSGHRTLTELQNSQQISKLLDIARSIANLNFCEYSTLEKMLDRLEDLKYIIQDRKVDALLVETFGRRIEKLLQEKYVYLCGQIEDEKVDSSNSMAEDESSTDEDPMRSLRASPINTCSKDRTSIEDFHIIKPISQGAFGRVFLARKRATGDLFAIKVLKKADMIRKNAVESILAERNILISVRNPFVVRFFYSFTGKENLYLVMEYLNGGDLYSLLKNLGCLDEDMARVYIAELVLALEYLHSANVIHRDLKPDNLLIGQDGHIKLTDFGLSKVGLIHSTDDLSGSSFSSAGFLGDQLKTQPSLNKEQRQKHSVAGTPDYLAPEILLGMGHGATADWWSVGVILFELLVGIPPFNAETPQQIFDNIMNRYIPWPEIPGEMTYEAYDLINKLLTENPVVRLGATGAAEVKRHPFFKDINWDTLARQKAMFIPAADALDTSYFVSRYVWNPEEENFQGGSDFDDMTDSCSSGSFSNTHEEDGDECGNLADFNSSTLSVQYSFSNFSFKNLSQLASINYDMVIKSARESKEASKLSGP from the exons ATGTCGAGCCATAACCGAGATCCATCAACGTCGACACCGTCGGTCTCTACGCCGTCATCGACACGTGCCAAGCTGCTGCTGAAGAAGATTCCGCGGATCCCTATTCGTCGTGCCAAGAATGAAGAAGTGAAAGATGATGGTAATAATAACGATACTGATAGAAGTAACAAGAAGCCATCGGAAAACGAGGAGTCGGCGATACTCTCAGCGTCTTCTCTTGGTTTAAATCGTATTAAAACGAAATCCGCGCCTTCTCCTTCGCCTCTTAGGTTTTCGTCTTCAGCTTGTTTTCCCTTGAATCACAAGAAAGAGGCAAAGAACGATAAGGTTGACGCTGAAATCAGGTCTAAATTTGGTTTTCCTACTGAGAGTGAGAGAAAAACAGCCACGGCCACGACGGAACCAG GGAAGAAGGTTCAATGGAGTCAATCAAAATCGTTAAAATTTCCATCACTGCTCAAGCCAGAGTTGGAG GTTAATCATGCAGCATTTGCAAAGGAAATGCAGTCGCCACGTTTCCAGGCTATACTGCGTCTCACTAGTGGCCGTAAGAAGAGAGCCCCAGATATCAAGAGCTTCTCTCATGAACTCAATTCTAAGGGAGTACGGCCTTTTCCTGTTTGGAAATCCCGAGGATTGGGCCACATGGAG GAGATTATGGTGGCAATCCGTGCAAAGTTTGAGAAGTTGAAGGAGGAAGTTAATGGTGACTTGGGAATACTAGCTGGTGACTTGGTGGGTATCCTGGAAAAGACTTCAGATACTCATCCTGAATGGAAAGAGAGTTTGGAGGATCTGTTGGTGGTAGCTAGAAAATGTGCCACGATGTCACCTAGTGAATTCTGGGTGAAGTGTGAATATATTGTTCAGAATCTAGATGACAGACGTCAAGAACTACCGATGGGGATTCTCAAACAAGCCCATACCCGCCTTCTTTTTATCCTCACTCGATGTACTAGGATTGTACAGTTCCAGAAAGAGACTGGTTATGAACAGGATCACATTTTGGGACTTCACCAACTTAGCGACCTTGGAGTTTATCCAGAGAAAACATCGGACGTCGTTGCGCAGGACGTTAGTGGCCCGTTAACTGGTGGGAAGATGGTGAATGAAAAGCTGAGGAAGAAGACACATGGGCAGGAACAGGGCAGCCGGATTTTGAAACAAGATCAAGATGAAGAACATTTGAGTGGTGAAACTGAAATTGTGGAGGTTAGCACCGCCAAAAGTTCTGATTCAAATACAAGTGGCTATAGGATGTCTTCTTGGAAGAAACTTCCATCTGGAGCTGGGAGAAATCGTAAAGGCTCGGATGCTGTTGAAATGCCATCCAAGGAGAAACCAGAGCTCTTTCGATCCAAGGATGAAACAAAAGCTGGAAATTATGACGTGACTGAAAATCTGGATGCATCAGCCCACCTCCCATCCTCAGGAGCACAGAAGGTTTCTTGGGGATCTTGGGGGGATCATCATCATGTAGCATATGAAAATTCGATGATCTGTCGTATCTGTGAGGTAGAAATACCAGTTGTGCATGTTGAAGAGCACTCTCGAATATGCACGATTGCTGATAGATGTGACCTAAAGGGTCTAACTGTAAATGAACGTCTTGAAAGAGTTGCTGAAACTCTTGAAAAGATAATTGATTCATGGACACCAAAAAGCACACCCAGAAGCAATGATTCTCCAAGAGGAAGTCCTGAAGTTTCAAGTGTGTTTACAACAAGTAGCCACGACGATTCAGATGAGGTATCACCAAAGACAATGGGCTTGCCTCGGCAATGCTCCGTGGAAATTCTTGAACGTGTTTCTGATGTTGAAAATGCTTTTGTCATGGTAGATCTAAATGTTTTGCCCAAAATATCATGTGACAAAAGTTCTTCACAAACCGTTCCTGATGCCGGGACAAAAACCCCATCACCGGGAGGCTTGACCCCGCCATCACCATTATTAACGCCATGCACCAGCCAGATTGAATTGCTATTGAGTGGACACCGAACACTTACAGAACTTCAAAACTCCCAGCAG ATAAGCAAGTTATTGGATATAGCCCGCTCTAttgcaaatttaaatttttgcgAGTATAGTACACTGGAGAAAATGCTTGATCGTCTAGAagatctaaaatatataatccaGGATAGGAAGGTGGATGCACTTCTGGTAGAAACTTTTGGACGGCGTATAGAGAAATTATTGCA GGAGAAATATGTATATCTTTGTGGGCAGATAGAAGATGAAAAGGTAGACTCATCGAATTCCATGGCTGAAGATGAGAGCTCAACGGATGAAGACCCAATGCGCAGTCTGCGTGCGAGCCCAATAAATACATGTTCTAAGGATCGAACATCCATAGAAGATTTTCACATAATAAAACCAATCAGCCAGGGGGCATTTGGGCGAGTTTTTCTTGCCAGAAAAAGAGCAACCGGTGACTTATTTGCTATAAAA GTCTTAAAGAAGGCAGATATGATTCGTAAAAACGCAGTTGAAAGTATTTTGGCTGAGCGTAATATCCTCATATCGGTTCGCAATCCTTTTGTG GTCCGGTTTTTCTACTCGTTCACAGGCAAGGAAAATCTTTATCTGGTCATGGAGTATTTAAATGGCGGAGATCTCTACTCTCTGCTGAAAAATCTTGGTTGCTTAGATGAAGATATGGCCCGTGTATACATTGCAGAACTT GTTCTTGCTTTGGAGTATTTGCACTCTGCAAATGTCATTCATAGAGATTTAAAGCCTGACAACTTGTTAATTGGCCAAGATGGTCACATCAAG TTGACAGATTTTGGGCTCTCTAAGGTTGGTCTTATTCACAGCACAGATGACTTATCAGGTTCATCATTCAGTAGTGCTGGATTTCTAGGAGATCAACTGAAAACTCAACCTTCATTGAATAAAGAACAGCGCCAAAAGCATTCAGTTGCTGGCACTCCTGATTATTTGGCACCTGAAATACTTCTGGGCATGGGACACG GTGCAACTGCTGATTGGTGGTCTGTCGGTGTTATTCTATTTGAGCTGCTTGTTGGTATTCCACCATTCAATGCAGAAACTCCACAG CAAATTTTTGACAATATAATGAATAGATATATACCATGGCCTGAGATACCTGGGGAAATGACCTATGAAGCTTATGATTTGATTAACAA ATTGTTAACTGAAAATCCAGTTGTAAGACTAGGAGCAACAGGAGCCGCAGAA GTGAAGCGGCATCCTTTCTTCAAGGATATCAACTGGGACACGCTTGCAAGGCAAAAG GCTATGTTCATACCAGCAGCAGATGCGCTTGACACTAGTTACTTTGTTAGCCGATATGTGTGGAAcccagaagaagaaaattttcaggGAGGTAGTGATTTTGACGACATGACAGACTCATGCAGCAGCGGTTCATTCAGCAACACACATGAAGAGGAT GGGGATGAATGTGGTAATTTAGCAGACTTCAATTCCTCAACTCTATCTGTGCAATATTCATTTAGTAATTTCTCATTCAAG AACTTGTCACAGCTGGCTTCTATCAATTATGATATGGTGATTAAGAGCGCCAGGGAATCAAAAGAAGCCTCCAAACTATCTGGTCCATGA